In Marivivens aquimaris, one genomic interval encodes:
- a CDS encoding FG-GAP-like repeat-containing protein, with protein sequence MSKISPFYYESAVLNETPFGEYYDQNYELNWDLSGQMDLDGDGDYEVIVAAVDQGGLQRTDAGPIVVLDFKNGRISDIGPDLIPTDVYSVILRDFVVGDFNNDGMDDLFVNNHGSEKDDPFLGEQNYLLLSDGKGGLVDATDTLPQLTDFSHGSFAADFNNDGLLDIFVNNLGEDDLTGSYVLMNLGNGNFSAPEWTSQHPYGDYAQSDMFDDAFNKLYGGAYFPAVLDVNNDGNIDIWYGEVLDTRTWEFTQFYAENDGLGNFTLVKSDDFADPVINKYGLSQESAEWGDIDNDGDLDLMVYAVNTDSDGATYFQYFDNRGEDGFAKVSHRIEGQENDGVLGASGGGPIFQLYDFDADGDLDIIYKRWSPDFTEDVTYWFANDGKGNFSRIDDDLFPARQNFQVADINGDWLPDIVYEVREWDLPDEFEITGESSYSQFQLGALSKGVKRKGWKTDDRIAGGDYKDKLYGKGGDDALKGNGGNDKIIGANGDDLIYGDDGNDKLNGGKGNDVLYAGRGNDKLIGKQGADTFVFDGKKIDKNTVKDFGSGDDELHIAESLLRKHDSIEDLLDSATTRGDDVILKLGAGNVIVLQDAAGIDLSEHIHIL encoded by the coding sequence ATGTCGAAGATTTCACCGTTCTATTATGAGTCCGCCGTCCTGAACGAGACACCGTTCGGGGAGTACTATGACCAGAATTACGAGTTGAATTGGGACCTATCCGGTCAGATGGATCTCGATGGGGACGGTGACTATGAAGTCATTGTCGCTGCTGTGGATCAGGGTGGCTTACAGAGGACTGATGCAGGCCCCATCGTCGTCCTTGATTTCAAGAACGGGCGGATATCCGACATCGGGCCTGACCTCATCCCGACCGATGTTTACAGCGTTATCTTACGGGATTTCGTGGTTGGCGACTTCAACAACGACGGTATGGACGACCTGTTCGTCAATAACCACGGCTCCGAAAAGGACGACCCGTTTCTGGGAGAGCAGAACTACCTTCTGTTGTCCGATGGCAAAGGCGGGCTGGTCGATGCGACAGATACACTGCCACAGCTTACTGACTTCAGCCACGGCTCGTTTGCAGCGGATTTCAACAATGACGGCCTGCTCGATATTTTCGTCAACAACCTCGGTGAAGATGACCTGACGGGGTCATACGTGCTGATGAACCTCGGGAACGGGAATTTCTCGGCGCCCGAGTGGACGAGCCAGCATCCCTATGGCGACTACGCCCAGTCGGACATGTTCGATGACGCGTTCAACAAACTTTATGGCGGCGCCTACTTCCCCGCTGTGCTGGACGTGAACAACGACGGCAATATCGACATCTGGTATGGCGAAGTGCTGGACACTCGGACGTGGGAATTCACTCAGTTCTATGCCGAGAATGACGGGCTGGGGAATTTCACGCTCGTGAAGAGCGATGACTTTGCCGATCCGGTCATCAATAAATACGGCCTGTCCCAAGAAAGTGCGGAGTGGGGTGACATCGACAACGATGGCGATCTCGACCTCATGGTCTACGCGGTCAATACAGACTCCGATGGCGCGACGTACTTCCAGTATTTCGACAACAGGGGCGAGGACGGCTTCGCGAAGGTGTCGCACCGCATCGAAGGGCAGGAGAACGACGGCGTGCTTGGCGCGTCGGGCGGTGGGCCGATCTTCCAGCTCTACGACTTCGACGCCGATGGCGATCTGGACATTATCTACAAACGCTGGTCGCCGGACTTCACGGAGGATGTGACATACTGGTTTGCCAATGACGGCAAAGGCAACTTCTCGCGGATTGACGACGATCTGTTTCCTGCAAGGCAGAATTTCCAGGTCGCGGATATCAACGGCGATTGGCTGCCTGACATCGTCTATGAGGTTCGTGAGTGGGACCTGCCTGATGAATTCGAAATCACGGGCGAGTCCAGCTACAGCCAGTTCCAGCTTGGCGCGCTGTCGAAGGGCGTGAAGCGCAAAGGCTGGAAAACCGATGACCGGATTGCCGGCGGCGATTACAAGGACAAGCTCTACGGGAAGGGCGGTGACGATGCGCTCAAAGGCAACGGCGGCAACGACAAGATCATCGGGGCCAACGGTGACGACCTGATCTACGGCGACGACGGCAATGACAAGCTTAACGGCGGCAAAGGCAACGACGTCCTTTATGCGGGCAGGGGCAATGACAAGCTGATCGGCAAGCAGGGGGCGGATACGTTCGTCTTTGACGGCAAAAAGATCGACAAGAACACGGTGAAGGACTTCGGCTCTGGCGACGATGAACTGCACATCGCTGAGTCTCTGCTGCGGAAACATGACAGCATTGAGGACCTGCTGGACAGTGCCACCACGCGCGGGGATGACGTCATCCTCAAACTCGGTGCGGGCAATGTGATTGTGCTGCAAGATGCGGCCGGTATCGACCTTTCGGAGCACATCCACATTCTGTGA
- a CDS encoding carbohydrate ABC transporter permease — protein sequence MSNKARKSPYPYWFVLPAGLIFVIFFLVPTVTSFYFSLTYWDPFEARFAGWDNYIQFFSEPYLVRGTINTLVFAFLTSGLKTVLGLLLAVLLTSGILGQSILRSIVFFPVLVSTVGVGILFKEMMHPTEGILNLMLDGVGLSKIGFLTDPSLALLSVAAVDVWRGVGLATLIFIAGLATIAQEYYEAARIDGATRWQQFWRVTVPLVRPATTTVIILSLIGGLRLFDLIWAMTGGGPGFSSDVLASVIYKQYQAGFWGLSTAGNVILFLMIALIVAPLAYWLNKRAIDA from the coding sequence ATGTCCAACAAGGCTCGGAAATCTCCGTATCCCTATTGGTTTGTCCTACCGGCAGGGCTGATCTTTGTGATCTTCTTTCTGGTGCCAACGGTGACGTCCTTTTACTTCTCACTGACGTATTGGGACCCGTTCGAGGCACGATTTGCAGGCTGGGACAACTATATCCAGTTCTTCTCCGAGCCCTATCTCGTGCGCGGTACGATCAACACGCTGGTCTTCGCCTTCCTGACCTCTGGCCTAAAAACGGTTCTTGGTCTTTTGTTGGCCGTGCTTTTGACATCCGGCATCCTCGGCCAATCTATTTTGCGGTCAATCGTCTTCTTTCCGGTGCTCGTATCGACCGTCGGTGTCGGCATTCTTTTCAAAGAGATGATGCACCCGACCGAGGGCATTCTGAACCTCATGCTTGACGGCGTCGGCCTCTCGAAGATCGGGTTTCTGACCGATCCGTCATTGGCACTGTTGTCCGTTGCGGCAGTTGATGTCTGGCGCGGCGTCGGGCTAGCGACCCTCATCTTTATCGCTGGCCTCGCCACAATCGCGCAGGAATACTATGAGGCGGCCCGCATCGATGGCGCCACTCGCTGGCAGCAATTCTGGCGCGTCACCGTTCCACTGGTTCGCCCCGCCACGACGACCGTCATCATTCTATCATTGATCGGCGGCCTGCGCTTGTTCGACTTGATCTGGGCAATGACAGGCGGCGGTCCGGGCTTTTCGTCGGACGTCCTCGCCTCGGTGATTTACAAACAATATCAGGCCGGTTTCTGGGGCCTTTCGACCGCAGGAAACGTCATTCTTTTCCTGATGATCGCTCTGATCGTGGCGCCGCTCGCATACTGGCTGAACAAAAGGGCAATCGACGCATGA
- a CDS encoding helix-turn-helix transcriptional regulator, with the protein MKARSRQDAIIRSLRRNGASTVQSLMTEVGASRSTILRDLSALRDEGYVIHAEQGRGGGLSLDPGSVQTTARLSVPEVFALILGISSMRAARSLPFSDLADAGLAKIEKSLPPDKLKDLRRLLDCLYVGPLAPQVDVSNIGEMDRGLLEAVEQAFLGRQCMQFEYVDAKGQHSDRSVEPHAMLILPPLWYLVAWDPRRDAVRHFRMDRIISPRVVEGSSFRPRHITFDKGVERVV; encoded by the coding sequence ATGAAAGCTCGTTCCAGACAAGACGCCATCATCCGCAGCCTTCGCCGCAACGGGGCATCCACCGTGCAATCCCTGATGACTGAGGTTGGCGCATCGCGGAGCACGATCTTGCGCGACCTCTCTGCGCTGCGCGACGAAGGTTACGTCATCCATGCGGAACAAGGACGCGGCGGAGGGCTATCGCTCGATCCAGGGTCGGTGCAGACGACGGCGAGGCTGTCCGTTCCGGAGGTTTTCGCGCTGATCCTCGGTATTTCGAGTATGCGTGCGGCGAGGTCTCTGCCATTTTCCGATCTCGCGGACGCGGGGCTGGCAAAGATCGAAAAGTCCCTGCCTCCAGACAAGCTGAAAGACCTGCGCAGACTGCTCGACTGCCTCTATGTGGGGCCGCTGGCGCCGCAGGTCGATGTGTCGAACATTGGGGAAATGGATCGAGGTTTGCTCGAGGCCGTTGAGCAGGCGTTTCTTGGCCGCCAATGCATGCAATTCGAGTACGTCGACGCAAAGGGCCAACACTCCGACCGGAGTGTGGAGCCGCACGCGATGCTGATCCTTCCGCCGCTCTGGTACCTCGTTGCATGGGACCCGAGGCGTGACGCCGTGCGTCATTTCCGGATGGACCGCATCATTAGCCCGCGTGTCGTCGAGGGTAGCTCTTTTAGGCCGCGGCACATCACATTCGACAAAGGCGTGGAGCGGGTCGTTTAA
- a CDS encoding carbohydrate ABC transporter permease, translating into MTRRQTVIGAIALAIAFVIFVIPFLFVGINAMKTAQDASQLDFSLPERWVFWENLVATVQARDYALLLAYWNSIIITVGAITLLVIFGAMVGYVVQRRPSPVTRVVYLVALSGLMIPPAVVPTIWLLQGINLFKTLNGMILIQVAYGMGFTVLLYRSFIGTIPRELDEAALIDGAKPWQVFFKVVLPLLKPVTLTIIVVQSITIFNDFTHPLYYLPGRDNITVQLTLYNFQSQFVTQMNLLFMNILLITIPPLIVFIFFNRQIVAGMTSGAVKG; encoded by the coding sequence ATGACCCGCCGCCAAACCGTCATTGGAGCGATCGCGCTGGCCATCGCCTTCGTCATCTTCGTGATCCCCTTCCTGTTCGTCGGGATCAACGCGATGAAGACCGCGCAGGACGCCAGTCAACTGGACTTCAGCCTGCCCGAACGTTGGGTCTTCTGGGAGAACCTTGTCGCAACGGTCCAAGCTCGTGACTACGCGTTGCTGCTTGCCTACTGGAACTCGATCATCATCACTGTCGGCGCAATCACACTACTCGTGATTTTCGGCGCGATGGTGGGATATGTGGTTCAACGTCGCCCAAGCCCGGTGACCCGGGTGGTTTATCTCGTGGCGCTGTCCGGCCTGATGATCCCGCCAGCCGTTGTCCCGACGATCTGGCTTCTGCAGGGGATAAACCTGTTCAAGACCCTCAACGGTATGATCCTCATTCAGGTCGCCTACGGCATGGGTTTCACCGTGCTTCTTTACCGTAGTTTCATCGGCACCATACCGCGTGAGTTGGATGAGGCCGCGCTCATCGACGGTGCCAAACCGTGGCAGGTGTTCTTCAAGGTCGTCCTGCCGCTTCTCAAGCCGGTCACGCTGACCATCATCGTTGTGCAGTCGATCACCATCTTCAACGATTTCACGCATCCGCTCTACTACCTGCCGGGGCGCGATAACATCACTGTGCAGCTGACGCTCTATAATTTCCAAAGCCAGTTTGTGACCCAGATGAACCTGCTCTTTATGAACATTCTCTTGATTACGATACCGCCGCTCATCGTGTTCATTTTCTTCAACCGCCAAATTGTCGCCGGAATGACCTCTGGCGCGGTCAAAGGATAA
- a CDS encoding ABC transporter ATP-binding protein — MSRVELKDLRKSFGAFEVIKGIDLTIESGEFCVFVGPSGCGKSTLLRMIAGLEEQTSGVIEIGGRDVSNSEPSDRGIAMVFQNYALYPHLTVRENIGFGLSLARTPKAEIARKVGEVAEILQLGDYLDRKPKELSGGQRQRVAIGRSIVRDPQVFLFDEPLSNLDASLRTQMRIELTDLHARLGSTMIYVTHDQVEAMTMADKIVVLNGGRIEQVGTPMELYDTPATPFVAGFIGSPKMNLYQGEVARILGASDTYGIRPEHVSLSASEGTWHGTVRHVERLGADTIVHIDCDQLGPLTARVDGARTFAPGEKLFATPDRSREIRF; from the coding sequence ATGTCCCGTGTTGAGCTCAAAGACCTGCGCAAAAGCTTTGGCGCCTTCGAAGTCATCAAAGGGATCGATCTGACCATTGAATCCGGAGAGTTCTGCGTCTTCGTTGGGCCGTCGGGCTGCGGCAAGTCCACACTATTGCGCATGATTGCAGGGCTGGAGGAGCAGACGTCTGGCGTCATCGAAATCGGCGGGCGCGACGTGTCTAATAGCGAGCCGTCCGATCGTGGCATCGCCATGGTTTTTCAGAACTACGCCCTCTATCCGCATCTGACCGTGCGCGAAAATATCGGTTTTGGCCTGTCGCTAGCACGCACGCCCAAAGCGGAGATCGCTCGCAAGGTCGGCGAGGTTGCCGAAATTTTGCAGCTTGGCGATTATCTCGACCGCAAACCGAAAGAACTGTCCGGCGGCCAGCGCCAGCGTGTCGCCATTGGCCGCTCCATCGTGCGAGACCCGCAGGTATTCTTGTTCGACGAGCCCCTTTCGAACCTCGATGCATCTCTTCGGACCCAAATGCGGATCGAACTCACGGATCTGCATGCACGGCTTGGTTCGACAATGATTTATGTGACGCACGATCAGGTCGAAGCGATGACCATGGCCGACAAAATCGTGGTCCTGAACGGTGGACGGATCGAGCAGGTCGGCACGCCGATGGAACTCTACGACACACCAGCAACCCCGTTCGTGGCGGGCTTCATCGGCTCGCCCAAGATGAACCTCTATCAAGGCGAAGTTGCCCGCATCCTCGGCGCGTCAGACACTTACGGCATTCGCCCCGAGCATGTGTCTTTGTCGGCCAGCGAAGGGACATGGCATGGTACAGTGCGTCATGTCGAGCGGCTCGGTGCGGATACTATCGTGCATATCGACTGCGACCAGCTTGGACCGCTGACCGCGCGCGTGGATGGCGCGCGGACATTTGCTCCGGGTGAAAAGCTCTTCGCTACTCCCGACCGAAGCCGCGAAATTCGCTTTTGA
- a CDS encoding alpha/beta fold hydrolase — translation MAFKDFPAPSIIPLNGIQLEVFEAGQQNKGNPIVLCHGWPEHAYSWRHQIPALAEAGYHVIVPNQRGYGNSSRPDTVTDYDIQHLTDDLAALLEHFGYDSATFVGHDWGANVVWSLAQLHPARVSKIINLALPYQPRTPIPWIDFLEQIFGPENYFVHFNRQPGVADAVLDANAEQFLQNLFRKNVPPSAPDGMVMMDLAQAEKPLGEPIMSDENLAVFTSAFATTGFTGSINWYRNLDRNWHILESAAPVITQPALMIYGTQDTIPPSDTLTDFVPNVDVASLNCGHWIQQEKPHETTKLMLEWLKR, via the coding sequence ATGGCTTTCAAAGATTTCCCCGCCCCCTCCATCATTCCGCTCAATGGCATCCAGCTCGAGGTTTTCGAAGCGGGACAGCAGAACAAAGGCAACCCGATTGTTCTTTGCCACGGCTGGCCAGAGCACGCCTATTCATGGCGCCATCAGATCCCCGCTCTGGCCGAGGCTGGTTACCACGTCATCGTCCCGAACCAGCGCGGCTATGGCAATTCATCGCGACCTGATACTGTGACCGACTACGACATCCAGCACCTCACGGATGACCTCGCCGCGCTGCTAGAACACTTTGGCTATGACAGTGCGACCTTCGTCGGCCACGACTGGGGCGCAAACGTGGTCTGGAGCCTCGCGCAACTCCACCCTGCCCGCGTGAGCAAGATCATCAACCTCGCCCTGCCCTATCAACCGCGCACGCCGATCCCGTGGATCGACTTCTTGGAGCAGATTTTCGGTCCGGAGAATTACTTTGTCCATTTCAATCGCCAGCCGGGCGTTGCGGATGCCGTGCTGGACGCGAATGCCGAACAGTTCCTGCAAAACCTGTTTCGCAAGAATGTCCCTCCGTCAGCGCCTGATGGGATGGTCATGATGGACCTTGCACAAGCTGAAAAACCACTGGGCGAGCCGATCATGAGTGACGAAAATCTTGCGGTATTTACGAGTGCTTTCGCCACGACCGGCTTTACCGGCAGCATCAACTGGTACCGCAACCTTGACCGGAACTGGCATATTTTGGAGAGCGCCGCGCCAGTCATCACGCAGCCTGCGCTCATGATTTACGGAACGCAGGACACCATTCCACCATCGGACACGCTGACCGATTTTGTACCGAACGTGGACGTCGCCAGCCTCAATTGCGGGCATTGGATTCAGCAGGAAAAGCCCCACGAAACTACCAAGCTGATGCTGGAGTGGCTCAAGAGGTAA
- a CDS encoding alpha-L-rhamnosidase: MSLDELGDAKMASSRLTRDWSAQVIAPEVDKGQGTQGSFVATEFEVRGSGPVLMYASAFGLYRAFVNGKRVGADCLTPGWTCYDDRIAYQAYEISDLVTQGVNRIEIWLGDGWYRSPLMWREFAIPNGWGDRIGALAEIVQGDAVICKTDAQWKSGLLPVLKSGIYWGEDHDARINPQVTGGVEPLATDPALFVAQEAGTVQELPSLTPLKSWAEGDATVHDFGQNVAGYTRITVTGAPGAKVLIDFAEVLDGEGKIDRRNFRAARASLTYTLAGEGEEVWQPMFTFMGYRYARVRIEGEAQVHDIVSVPITSVPEITAGFECGVEAVNKLVSNTIWSQRGNFIEIPTDCPQRDERLGWTGDAQVFAGTACWLADSELFLRKYLRDVMHDQRANGAVPHFTPDPTRRPGSTFEGDWAGSTGWGDAITVIPWQLYLHYGDDAVLRECFPSMLRWLDYLWSISDGPLIRPHSRWGEKGFTFGDWLQPVGDNRKPRPTIADDCAATLYHYISTDLAARIAEIIGEDASDLRKRAEAIRSAFHAEYFSPNGRLAHNDQTSYALAFLYGLVPDEHFEAAKGYFRRVIEDAEYLIGTGFIGTPALLPALSMLGMNDLAEKVFLNRRVPGWLFQVDRGATTIWERWDAIGEDGTIYDPDMNSYNHYAYGAVCQFLFENVAGVQPMAEAPGFAKVRLDPTILPALGHAQMWHETRHGRIEAQWQINGEEVIYTVTLPEGCEGIASDAIGGGTVGRGTHEFRFELKH, translated from the coding sequence TTACCGCGCTTTCGTAAATGGCAAACGGGTGGGGGCGGACTGCCTGACACCGGGTTGGACCTGCTACGATGATCGCATCGCCTACCAAGCATACGAAATCAGTGATCTAGTCACCCAAGGGGTCAACCGGATCGAGATCTGGCTGGGCGATGGATGGTATCGTTCTCCCCTGATGTGGCGCGAATTCGCGATCCCCAATGGTTGGGGCGATCGGATCGGCGCGCTGGCCGAGATCGTTCAGGGTGACGCCGTCATCTGCAAAACCGATGCGCAGTGGAAAAGCGGTCTTCTGCCTGTCCTGAAGTCGGGTATCTACTGGGGTGAGGACCACGACGCACGTATCAATCCGCAGGTAACTGGCGGGGTCGAACCGCTCGCGACCGATCCTGCACTTTTCGTTGCGCAAGAGGCCGGTACGGTTCAAGAACTTCCGTCTCTCACTCCGCTCAAATCATGGGCCGAAGGCGATGCGACCGTTCATGATTTCGGTCAGAACGTCGCCGGATACACGCGTATCACCGTCACTGGCGCTCCGGGTGCAAAGGTGCTGATAGATTTCGCTGAAGTGCTGGACGGCGAAGGGAAAATTGACAGACGAAACTTCCGCGCAGCCCGTGCGTCCTTGACCTACACCCTTGCCGGCGAGGGTGAGGAAGTCTGGCAACCGATGTTCACCTTCATGGGATATCGCTACGCCCGCGTGCGCATCGAAGGTGAAGCGCAGGTGCATGACATCGTGTCCGTGCCGATCACGTCTGTCCCCGAGATTACTGCAGGGTTCGAATGCGGGGTGGAGGCCGTCAATAAGCTGGTCTCCAACACCATCTGGTCGCAGCGTGGCAACTTCATCGAAATTCCCACCGATTGTCCGCAGCGCGATGAGCGGCTTGGCTGGACAGGTGACGCGCAGGTTTTTGCAGGCACCGCCTGTTGGTTGGCCGACAGCGAGCTATTCCTCCGTAAATACCTGCGCGATGTGATGCATGACCAGCGTGCAAACGGCGCAGTACCGCACTTCACTCCGGACCCGACACGGCGCCCTGGTTCGACGTTCGAAGGCGATTGGGCAGGCTCGACGGGTTGGGGGGACGCGATCACCGTAATCCCTTGGCAGCTCTACCTGCATTACGGGGATGATGCCGTTCTGCGCGAATGCTTCCCGTCGATGCTGCGTTGGCTCGATTATCTGTGGTCGATTTCAGATGGCCCGCTTATCCGCCCGCATTCGCGCTGGGGCGAGAAGGGCTTCACCTTCGGGGACTGGCTGCAGCCTGTTGGCGACAACCGCAAGCCCCGCCCGACGATTGCCGATGATTGCGCCGCAACGCTCTATCATTACATTTCGACCGATCTTGCAGCGCGCATTGCCGAGATCATTGGCGAGGATGCCAGCGATCTGCGCAAACGGGCCGAGGCAATCCGCAGCGCGTTCCACGCCGAGTATTTCTCGCCCAATGGTCGGCTCGCTCACAACGACCAGACCTCATATGCGCTGGCGTTTCTTTATGGACTCGTACCTGACGAGCACTTCGAGGCGGCCAAGGGCTATTTCAGGCGTGTGATCGAAGATGCCGAGTATCTGATCGGTACAGGTTTCATCGGCACCCCCGCGCTTTTGCCCGCGCTTTCGATGCTGGGCATGAACGATCTTGCCGAGAAGGTTTTCCTGAACCGGCGCGTGCCGGGATGGCTGTTTCAAGTCGACCGCGGCGCAACCACGATTTGGGAGCGCTGGGACGCCATCGGCGAGGATGGCACGATCTACGACCCCGACATGAACAGCTACAATCACTATGCATATGGCGCGGTCTGCCAGTTCCTTTTTGAAAACGTCGCCGGTGTGCAGCCCATGGCCGAGGCACCGGGGTTTGCGAAGGTCCGGCTGGATCCGACAATTCTGCCCGCATTGGGTCACGCACAGATGTGGCACGAAACGCGGCACGGGCGCATCGAAGCGCAGTGGCAAATCAATGGTGAAGAGGTGATCTACACCGTGACCTTGCCAGAGGGATGCGAAGGAATTGCGTCCGACGCAATTGGTGGCGGGACTGTGGGAAGAGGAACCCACGAGTTTCGCTTTGAACTGAAGCACTGA
- a CDS encoding ABC transporter substrate-binding protein, with amino-acid sequence MKHLTTTAIGLLFVAGGAAAQELTVLVDNNPVNVAAFEAMTEAYTAQNPDVTFTIDVRPAGTEGDNLVKTLLATGEMADIFSYNSGSLFQALRPSRTLVPINDIPNLGNLNEAFLTTVADDEGNYYGVPYEAAMGGGIFYHVPTYEELGLKVPTTWDEFMANNAAIAEQTDKTPVIQTYGDTWTSQLFVLADYFNIQAADPDFAEQYTLNQAKYASTPAAMAGFGRLQETYEAGYFNEDFGAATLEDGMRMVATGDGVHYPMLTFAIGTIQLNNPDELNDVGFFAQPGDGANGLTVWMPAATYVPQSSEHVDAAKDFLNFMASAEGCQAIVDRNGATGPMLVAGCEIPADVPRAVSDMLPYFETEGATAPALEFLSPIKGPALQQLAVEVGTGIRDAQSAAELYDQDVAKQAKQLGLEGW; translated from the coding sequence ATGAAACATCTGACAACCACCGCCATCGGGCTATTGTTTGTCGCCGGTGGGGCTGCGGCTCAGGAGTTGACTGTTCTGGTCGACAACAATCCGGTCAACGTCGCGGCCTTCGAGGCAATGACCGAGGCCTACACCGCGCAAAACCCCGACGTCACTTTCACCATCGATGTGCGTCCGGCAGGCACCGAGGGTGACAACCTCGTCAAAACACTGCTGGCGACCGGCGAGATGGCTGACATCTTCTCGTACAATTCCGGCTCACTGTTCCAAGCGCTGCGGCCTTCGCGCACGCTGGTGCCGATCAATGACATTCCCAATCTGGGCAACCTCAATGAAGCGTTCCTGACCACTGTCGCTGACGACGAAGGCAACTACTACGGCGTGCCCTATGAAGCAGCGATGGGCGGCGGCATTTTCTACCACGTCCCGACCTACGAAGAGCTCGGCCTTAAAGTTCCAACCACTTGGGACGAGTTCATGGCCAACAATGCCGCGATTGCAGAGCAGACAGATAAGACGCCGGTAATCCAGACCTACGGGGACACATGGACCAGCCAGCTGTTCGTTCTGGCGGATTATTTCAACATCCAGGCCGCCGATCCGGATTTTGCCGAGCAATACACACTGAACCAAGCGAAGTACGCTTCGACACCGGCGGCGATGGCGGGCTTCGGACGTCTCCAAGAGACCTATGAGGCTGGCTATTTCAACGAAGATTTCGGTGCTGCAACGCTTGAAGACGGTATGCGCATGGTCGCAACAGGCGACGGTGTGCATTATCCGATGCTCACGTTTGCCATCGGCACGATCCAGCTGAACAACCCCGATGAGCTGAACGACGTCGGCTTCTTTGCTCAGCCGGGTGATGGCGCGAACGGCCTGACGGTCTGGATGCCTGCGGCGACCTATGTCCCGCAATCGAGCGAACACGTCGACGCCGCCAAGGATTTCCTAAACTTCATGGCCTCGGCCGAGGGCTGTCAGGCGATCGTGGACCGCAACGGTGCGACCGGACCGATGCTCGTGGCTGGCTGCGAGATTCCCGCCGATGTTCCGCGCGCCGTGTCGGACATGCTTCCTTACTTCGAGACCGAAGGTGCAACCGCGCCCGCGCTTGAATTCCTGTCCCCGATCAAAGGACCGGCGCTGCAACAGCTCGCCGTCGAGGTTGGTACCGGCATTCGTGACGCGCAAAGTGCTGCGGAGCTCTACGATCAGGACGTGGCCAAACAAGCCAAGCAGCTTGGTCTTGAGGGCTGGTAA